From a single Arachis hypogaea cultivar Tifrunner chromosome 3, arahy.Tifrunner.gnm2.J5K5, whole genome shotgun sequence genomic region:
- the LOC112789947 gene encoding uncharacterized protein isoform X1 has protein sequence MESILARALEYTLKYWLKSFSREQFKLQGRTVQLSNLDINGDALHASVGLPPALNVTTAKVGKLEIMLPSVSSVQIEPIFVQIDRLDLVLKENSDYERPPENHASITPSSASSKGSGYGFADKISDGMTIQIQTVNLLLETHGGARPQGGAAWAPPMASVTIRNLLLYTTNESWEVVNLKEAREFSSNTKYIYVFKKLEWESLSIDLLPHPDMFTDDTLGRSQERANMRDDDGAKRVFFGGERFLEGISGEAYITIQRTVSNSPLGLEVQLHITEALCPALSEPGLRALLRFMTGLSVCLNRGDVNLKAQKRSTEAAGRSLVSVVVDHIFICIKDSEFQLELLMQSLFLSRASLSEGENDSSLTRITIAGLFLSDKFSHPPCTLVQPSMHSVKRESFHVPEFARSFCPPIYPLGEQQWQLIEGTPLICLHSLQIVPSPLPPVFASQTVIDCQPLMIHLQEEACLRISSFLADRIVVNSGDILPDSSVNSLFFTLSGLDIMVPLDKAQLDISKSNTDNVVQTSFAGARLHIEDFSYIDSPSMKLRMLKLDKDPACFCLWEGQPIDASQRKWSARAAQITLSLEACTGPPARQNSLGWTTGLWRCVVLKGAWIEVAMTTADGSPLLKVPPPGGIVRVGVACEQFLSNSSVEQLFFILDLYVYFGRVSEKIAVAGKRKQLEGIKNKSSSEKLMDITPSDSAVSLAVKDLQLRFLESSPLNVEGMPLVQFVGNDLLISATHRTFGGVIVISSTSRWESVQIDCVDAEKHIAGENGSFLSSGENIPSSSGDCQLRTVFWIHNKKNHLLNRNAPSIPFLDVNMVHVIPLGEQDTESHCLNGSASVSGIRLGGGMNYAEVLLHQFGILGPDGGPGKGLCKGLEKLQAGPLATIFKTTPPDVDNSEDGSLSKGKETSFPKLKKPDNVDITIELRDWLFALEGAQEMAERWCISSPENVSREERCWHTTFQSLQVITRSSPKNVPGEKAPARRKQQYPVERVTVGIQGLQIMKPQRPKEIHLSKSIANGAKEVNSTATGICLQLDLVSSEDNVEVEMANWEVENLKFTVKQPIEVILTSDEAQHLTFLCKSEVDSMGRIAAGILRVLKLEGSVGHSVMDQLGNLGSEGIDKIFSPKHSRDDSVHNRGFCPSPKLVSKSLHKSTMEPTLTLLEEAVADSQEKINALISDFGISESSGQQLTIAKELGQKIESMEGLLKQLRNKT, from the exons ATGGAGTCGATCCTAGCGAGAGCTCTGGAGTACACTCTCAAGTATTGGCTCAAATCCTTCTCCAGAGAGCAGTTCAAGTTGCAGGGTCGCACTGTTCAGCTCTCCAATTTAG ATATAAATGGTGATGCATTGCATGCTAGCGTTGGATTGCCACCTGCACTCAATGTAACCACCGCCAAAGTTGGCAAATTGGAGATTATG CTACCGTCAGTGAGCAGTGTGCAGATAGAGCCAATTTTTGTGCAAATTGATAGGCTGGATTTGGTTCTAAAGGAGAATTCTGATTATGAAAGGCCGCCTGAGAATCATGCTAG CATCACGCCATCAAGTGCCTCTTCAAAGGGTAGTGGTTATGGTTTTGCTGATAAG ATTTCAGATGGAATGACTATACAAATTCAAACAGTTAATTTATTACTTGAAACTCATGGGGGTGCCCGTCCCCAAGGGGGAGCAGCATG GGCACCTCCTATGGCATCTGTCACCATACGCAATTTGTTGCTGTATACCACAAATGAAAGCTGGGAG GTTGTAAATCTTAAGGAGGCAAGGGAGTTCTCAAGTAATACgaagtatatatatgtattcaAA AAACTGGAGTGGGAATCTTTGTCTATTGATCTTTTGCCTCATCCTGACATGTTCACGGATGATACTTTAGGCCGCTCTCAAGAGCGAGCAAACATGAGAGATGATGATGGTGCAAAACGAGTATTCTTTGGAGGGGAGCGTTTTTTAGAAGGAATATCGGGAGAAGCATAT ATCACAATTCAGAGAACAGTCTCCAACAGTCCACTTGGGCTTGAGGTTCAGTTGCACATCACAGAAGCTCTTTGCCCTGCATTAAGTGAGCCAG GACTTCGTGCACTTCTCCGCTTTATGACAGGATTATCTGTCTGTCTAAACAGGGGAGATGTAAATTTGAAGGCCCAGAAG CGATCTACTGAAGCTGCTGGGCGCTCTCTTGTCTCGGTTGTTGTGGACCATATATTTATTTGCATCAAAGATTCTG AGTTCCAGCTTGAACTATTAATGCAGTCCCTTTTTCTGTCTCGG GCAAGTCTTTCGGAGGGAGAAAATGACAGTAGTTTGACCAGGATTACCATTGCAGGTCTATTTTTAAG TGATAAGTTTTCACACCCGCCATGTACGTTAGTGCAGCCATCTATGCATTCTGTTAAAAGAGAGTCTTTTCATGTGCCAGAATTCG CTAGAAGCTTTTGCCCTCCAATATATCCACTTGGAGAACAGCAGTGGCAATTGATTGAGGGAACTCCTCTAATCTGCCTTCATTCCCTTCAGATTGTGCCTTCACCACTTCCACCAGTTTTTGCTTCTCAAACAGTTATTGACTGTCAGCCTCTTATG ATTCATCTTCAGGAAGAAGCTTGCCTTAGGATATCCTCTTTCTTAGCTGATAGAATTGTTGTCAATTCTGGTGATATTTTACCAGATTCCTCAGTAAACTCTCTTTTCTTCACTCTCAGTGGACTGGATATTATGGTTCCTTTGGACAAGGCCCAGTTGGATATTTCTAAAAGCAACACAGATAATGTAGTCCAAACCTCCTTTGCTGGTGCAAGGCTTCATATTGAAGACTTTTCATATATAGATTCACCATCAATGAAACTAAGAATGCTGAAACTGGATAAGGATCCTGCTTGTTTCTGTCTTTGGGAAGGTCAACCAATTGATGCTAGCCAGAGAAAGTGGAGTGCCAGAGCAGCCCAGATTACTTTATCTCTGGAAGCATGTACTGGCCCACCTGCACGTCAAAATTCTCTTGGATGGACCACAGGACTATGGAGATGTGTTGTTCTCAAAGGTGCTTGGATTGAAGTAGCAATGACAACTGCTGATGGCAGTCCATTGTTAAAGGTTCCTCCTCCAGGAGGTATTGTGAGAGTTGGTGTTGCTTGTGAACAGTTTCTGTCCAATAGTTCTGTTgaacaattattttttatcttggatCTTTACGTGTATTTTGGGAGAGTTAGTGAGAAAATAGCAGTGGCTGGAAAAAGGAAACAATTGGAGGGCATTAAGAACAAATCTTCTAGCGAAAAGTTAATGGACATAACTCCTAGTGACAGTGCTGTAAGTTTAGCAGTTAAAGACCTTCAACTTCGATTTCTTGAGTCTTCACCATTGAATGTCGAGGGAATGCCTCTAGTGCAGTTTGTTGGAAATGATTTGTTAATTAGTGCCACTCATAGAACCTTTGGTGGTGTTATTGTTATTTCGTCCACCTCACGCTGGGAGAGTGTTCAGATAGATTGCGTGGATGCTGAGAAGCACATAGCAGGAGAGAATGGCTCATTCTTAAGTTCTGGAGAAAATATTCCTTCAAGCAGTGGAGACTGTCAACTGAGAACTGTATTCTGGATACATAACAAGAAGAACCATCTATTGAACAGAAATGCTCCTTCAATCCCTTTTCTGGATGTAAACATGGTGCATGTTATCCCATTGGGGGAACAAGATACAGAGTCTCATTGTTTGAACGGCTCAGCTTCTGTATCTGGTATTCGTCTTGGTGGGGGAATGAACTATGCTGAAGTCCTCCTACATCAATTTGGAATACTTGGTCCTGATGGTGGTCCTGGGAAGGGTCTTTGTAAAGGCTTAGAGAAGTTACAGGCAGGACCATTGGCAACAATTTTCAAGACAACGCCTCCCGATGTTGATAATTCAGAAGACG GAAGTTTGAGCAAAGGGAAAGAAACCAGTTTTCCAAAATTGAAGAAGCCAGATAATGTGGATATAACCATAGAATTGAGAGACTGGTTATTTGCTCTTGAAGGGGCACAAGAGATGGCTGAAAGGTGGTGCATATCTAGCCCAGAAAATGTAAGTAGAGAAGAGAGGTGTTGGCACACAACTTTCCAAAGTTTACAAGTAATTACAAGAAGCAGCCCAAAGAATGTTCCGGGTGAAAAAGCGCCAGCACGTAGAAAACAACAGTATCCTGTGGAACGGGTTACA GTTGGAATCCAAGGGCTGCAGATCATGAAGCCGCAGAGACCGAAAGAGATTCATTTGTCAAAATCAATTGCAAATGGTGCTAAAGAAGTTAACAGCACTGCTACGGGAATTTGTCTTCAGCTGGATTTGGTATCAAGTGAGGATAATGTTGAAGTTGAAATGGCTAATTGGGAAGTGGAAAATTTAAAGTTCACTGTTAAGCAACCG ATAGAGGTGATTTTAACCAGTGATGAGGCCCAACACCTTACTTTTCTGTGCAAATCTGAAGTTGATTCCATGGGCCGGATAGCAGCTGGAATTCTAAGAGTGCTTAAGCTCGAAGGTTCGGTTGGCCATTCTGTAATGGATCAACTAGGCAACTTAG GAAGTGAAGGCATTGACAAGATTTTCTCTCCTAAGCACAGCAGAGATGATAGTGTCCACAATAGAGGATTTTGTCCATCACCGAAGCTGGTAAGCAAAAGCTTGCACAAATCGACGATGGAACCGACATTAACTTTGCTCGAGGAAGCAGTTGCAGATTCACAGGAAAAGATCAATGCCTTAATCAGTGATTTTGGTATTTCAGAGTCCTCTGGGCAGCAACTTACCATTGCTAAAGAACTCGGTCAAAAGATTGAATCAATGGAGGGTTTATTGAAGCAATTACGGAATAAAACTTAA
- the LOC112789947 gene encoding uncharacterized protein isoform X3, which translates to MESILARALEYTLKYWLKSFSREQFKLQGRTVQLSNLDINGDALHASVGLPPALNVTTAKVGKLEIMLPSVSSVQIEPIFVQIDRLDLVLKENSDYERPPENHASITPSSASSKGSGYGFADKISDGMTIQIQTVNLLLETHGGARPQGGAAWAPPMASVTIRNLLLYTTNESWEVVNLKEAREFSSRSQERANMRDDDGAKRVFFGGERFLEGISGEAYITIQRTVSNSPLGLEVQLHITEALCPALSEPGLRALLRFMTGLSVCLNRGDVNLKAQKRSTEAAGRSLVSVVVDHIFICIKDSEFQLELLMQSLFLSRASLSEGENDSSLTRITIAGLFLSDKFSHPPCTLVQPSMHSVKRESFHVPEFARSFCPPIYPLGEQQWQLIEGTPLICLHSLQIVPSPLPPVFASQTVIDCQPLMIHLQEEACLRISSFLADRIVVNSGDILPDSSVNSLFFTLSGLDIMVPLDKAQLDISKSNTDNVVQTSFAGARLHIEDFSYIDSPSMKLRMLKLDKDPACFCLWEGQPIDASQRKWSARAAQITLSLEACTGPPARQNSLGWTTGLWRCVVLKGAWIEVAMTTADGSPLLKVPPPGGIVRVGVACEQFLSNSSVEQLFFILDLYVYFGRVSEKIAVAGKRKQLEGIKNKSSSEKLMDITPSDSAVSLAVKDLQLRFLESSPLNVEGMPLVQFVGNDLLISATHRTFGGVIVISSTSRWESVQIDCVDAEKHIAGENGSFLSSGENIPSSSGDCQLRTVFWIHNKKNHLLNRNAPSIPFLDVNMVHVIPLGEQDTESHCLNGSASVSGIRLGGGMNYAEVLLHQFGILGPDGGPGKGLCKGLEKLQAGPLATIFKTTPPDVDNSEDGSLSKGKETSFPKLKKPDNVDITIELRDWLFALEGAQEMAERWCISSPENVSREERCWHTTFQSLQVITRSSPKNVPGEKAPARRKQQYPVERVTVGIQGLQIMKPQRPKEIHLSKSIANGAKEVNSTATGICLQLDLVSSEDNVEVEMANWEVENLKFTVKQPIEVILTSDEAQHLTFLCKSEVDSMGRIAAGILRVLKLEGSVGHSVMDQLGNLGSEGIDKIFSPKHSRDDSVHNRGFCPSPKLVSKSLHKSTMEPTLTLLEEAVADSQEKINALISDFGISESSGQQLTIAKELGQKIESMEGLLKQLRNKT; encoded by the exons ATGGAGTCGATCCTAGCGAGAGCTCTGGAGTACACTCTCAAGTATTGGCTCAAATCCTTCTCCAGAGAGCAGTTCAAGTTGCAGGGTCGCACTGTTCAGCTCTCCAATTTAG ATATAAATGGTGATGCATTGCATGCTAGCGTTGGATTGCCACCTGCACTCAATGTAACCACCGCCAAAGTTGGCAAATTGGAGATTATG CTACCGTCAGTGAGCAGTGTGCAGATAGAGCCAATTTTTGTGCAAATTGATAGGCTGGATTTGGTTCTAAAGGAGAATTCTGATTATGAAAGGCCGCCTGAGAATCATGCTAG CATCACGCCATCAAGTGCCTCTTCAAAGGGTAGTGGTTATGGTTTTGCTGATAAG ATTTCAGATGGAATGACTATACAAATTCAAACAGTTAATTTATTACTTGAAACTCATGGGGGTGCCCGTCCCCAAGGGGGAGCAGCATG GGCACCTCCTATGGCATCTGTCACCATACGCAATTTGTTGCTGTATACCACAAATGAAAGCTGGGAG GTTGTAAATCTTAAGGAGGCAAGGGAGTTCTCAA GCCGCTCTCAAGAGCGAGCAAACATGAGAGATGATGATGGTGCAAAACGAGTATTCTTTGGAGGGGAGCGTTTTTTAGAAGGAATATCGGGAGAAGCATAT ATCACAATTCAGAGAACAGTCTCCAACAGTCCACTTGGGCTTGAGGTTCAGTTGCACATCACAGAAGCTCTTTGCCCTGCATTAAGTGAGCCAG GACTTCGTGCACTTCTCCGCTTTATGACAGGATTATCTGTCTGTCTAAACAGGGGAGATGTAAATTTGAAGGCCCAGAAG CGATCTACTGAAGCTGCTGGGCGCTCTCTTGTCTCGGTTGTTGTGGACCATATATTTATTTGCATCAAAGATTCTG AGTTCCAGCTTGAACTATTAATGCAGTCCCTTTTTCTGTCTCGG GCAAGTCTTTCGGAGGGAGAAAATGACAGTAGTTTGACCAGGATTACCATTGCAGGTCTATTTTTAAG TGATAAGTTTTCACACCCGCCATGTACGTTAGTGCAGCCATCTATGCATTCTGTTAAAAGAGAGTCTTTTCATGTGCCAGAATTCG CTAGAAGCTTTTGCCCTCCAATATATCCACTTGGAGAACAGCAGTGGCAATTGATTGAGGGAACTCCTCTAATCTGCCTTCATTCCCTTCAGATTGTGCCTTCACCACTTCCACCAGTTTTTGCTTCTCAAACAGTTATTGACTGTCAGCCTCTTATG ATTCATCTTCAGGAAGAAGCTTGCCTTAGGATATCCTCTTTCTTAGCTGATAGAATTGTTGTCAATTCTGGTGATATTTTACCAGATTCCTCAGTAAACTCTCTTTTCTTCACTCTCAGTGGACTGGATATTATGGTTCCTTTGGACAAGGCCCAGTTGGATATTTCTAAAAGCAACACAGATAATGTAGTCCAAACCTCCTTTGCTGGTGCAAGGCTTCATATTGAAGACTTTTCATATATAGATTCACCATCAATGAAACTAAGAATGCTGAAACTGGATAAGGATCCTGCTTGTTTCTGTCTTTGGGAAGGTCAACCAATTGATGCTAGCCAGAGAAAGTGGAGTGCCAGAGCAGCCCAGATTACTTTATCTCTGGAAGCATGTACTGGCCCACCTGCACGTCAAAATTCTCTTGGATGGACCACAGGACTATGGAGATGTGTTGTTCTCAAAGGTGCTTGGATTGAAGTAGCAATGACAACTGCTGATGGCAGTCCATTGTTAAAGGTTCCTCCTCCAGGAGGTATTGTGAGAGTTGGTGTTGCTTGTGAACAGTTTCTGTCCAATAGTTCTGTTgaacaattattttttatcttggatCTTTACGTGTATTTTGGGAGAGTTAGTGAGAAAATAGCAGTGGCTGGAAAAAGGAAACAATTGGAGGGCATTAAGAACAAATCTTCTAGCGAAAAGTTAATGGACATAACTCCTAGTGACAGTGCTGTAAGTTTAGCAGTTAAAGACCTTCAACTTCGATTTCTTGAGTCTTCACCATTGAATGTCGAGGGAATGCCTCTAGTGCAGTTTGTTGGAAATGATTTGTTAATTAGTGCCACTCATAGAACCTTTGGTGGTGTTATTGTTATTTCGTCCACCTCACGCTGGGAGAGTGTTCAGATAGATTGCGTGGATGCTGAGAAGCACATAGCAGGAGAGAATGGCTCATTCTTAAGTTCTGGAGAAAATATTCCTTCAAGCAGTGGAGACTGTCAACTGAGAACTGTATTCTGGATACATAACAAGAAGAACCATCTATTGAACAGAAATGCTCCTTCAATCCCTTTTCTGGATGTAAACATGGTGCATGTTATCCCATTGGGGGAACAAGATACAGAGTCTCATTGTTTGAACGGCTCAGCTTCTGTATCTGGTATTCGTCTTGGTGGGGGAATGAACTATGCTGAAGTCCTCCTACATCAATTTGGAATACTTGGTCCTGATGGTGGTCCTGGGAAGGGTCTTTGTAAAGGCTTAGAGAAGTTACAGGCAGGACCATTGGCAACAATTTTCAAGACAACGCCTCCCGATGTTGATAATTCAGAAGACG GAAGTTTGAGCAAAGGGAAAGAAACCAGTTTTCCAAAATTGAAGAAGCCAGATAATGTGGATATAACCATAGAATTGAGAGACTGGTTATTTGCTCTTGAAGGGGCACAAGAGATGGCTGAAAGGTGGTGCATATCTAGCCCAGAAAATGTAAGTAGAGAAGAGAGGTGTTGGCACACAACTTTCCAAAGTTTACAAGTAATTACAAGAAGCAGCCCAAAGAATGTTCCGGGTGAAAAAGCGCCAGCACGTAGAAAACAACAGTATCCTGTGGAACGGGTTACA GTTGGAATCCAAGGGCTGCAGATCATGAAGCCGCAGAGACCGAAAGAGATTCATTTGTCAAAATCAATTGCAAATGGTGCTAAAGAAGTTAACAGCACTGCTACGGGAATTTGTCTTCAGCTGGATTTGGTATCAAGTGAGGATAATGTTGAAGTTGAAATGGCTAATTGGGAAGTGGAAAATTTAAAGTTCACTGTTAAGCAACCG ATAGAGGTGATTTTAACCAGTGATGAGGCCCAACACCTTACTTTTCTGTGCAAATCTGAAGTTGATTCCATGGGCCGGATAGCAGCTGGAATTCTAAGAGTGCTTAAGCTCGAAGGTTCGGTTGGCCATTCTGTAATGGATCAACTAGGCAACTTAG GAAGTGAAGGCATTGACAAGATTTTCTCTCCTAAGCACAGCAGAGATGATAGTGTCCACAATAGAGGATTTTGTCCATCACCGAAGCTGGTAAGCAAAAGCTTGCACAAATCGACGATGGAACCGACATTAACTTTGCTCGAGGAAGCAGTTGCAGATTCACAGGAAAAGATCAATGCCTTAATCAGTGATTTTGGTATTTCAGAGTCCTCTGGGCAGCAACTTACCATTGCTAAAGAACTCGGTCAAAAGATTGAATCAATGGAGGGTTTATTGAAGCAATTACGGAATAAAACTTAA
- the LOC112789947 gene encoding uncharacterized protein isoform X2 codes for MESILARALEYTLKYWLKSFSREQFKLQGRTVQLSNLDINGDALHASVGLPPALNVTTAKVGKLEIMLPSVSSVQIEPIFVQIDRLDLVLKENSDYERPPENHASITPSSASSKGSGYGFADKISDGMTIQIQTVNLLLETHGGARPQGGAAWAPPMASVTIRNLLLYTTNESWEVVNLKEAREFSSNTKYIYKLEWESLSIDLLPHPDMFTDDTLGRSQERANMRDDDGAKRVFFGGERFLEGISGEAYITIQRTVSNSPLGLEVQLHITEALCPALSEPGLRALLRFMTGLSVCLNRGDVNLKAQKRSTEAAGRSLVSVVVDHIFICIKDSEFQLELLMQSLFLSRASLSEGENDSSLTRITIAGLFLSDKFSHPPCTLVQPSMHSVKRESFHVPEFARSFCPPIYPLGEQQWQLIEGTPLICLHSLQIVPSPLPPVFASQTVIDCQPLMIHLQEEACLRISSFLADRIVVNSGDILPDSSVNSLFFTLSGLDIMVPLDKAQLDISKSNTDNVVQTSFAGARLHIEDFSYIDSPSMKLRMLKLDKDPACFCLWEGQPIDASQRKWSARAAQITLSLEACTGPPARQNSLGWTTGLWRCVVLKGAWIEVAMTTADGSPLLKVPPPGGIVRVGVACEQFLSNSSVEQLFFILDLYVYFGRVSEKIAVAGKRKQLEGIKNKSSSEKLMDITPSDSAVSLAVKDLQLRFLESSPLNVEGMPLVQFVGNDLLISATHRTFGGVIVISSTSRWESVQIDCVDAEKHIAGENGSFLSSGENIPSSSGDCQLRTVFWIHNKKNHLLNRNAPSIPFLDVNMVHVIPLGEQDTESHCLNGSASVSGIRLGGGMNYAEVLLHQFGILGPDGGPGKGLCKGLEKLQAGPLATIFKTTPPDVDNSEDGSLSKGKETSFPKLKKPDNVDITIELRDWLFALEGAQEMAERWCISSPENVSREERCWHTTFQSLQVITRSSPKNVPGEKAPARRKQQYPVERVTVGIQGLQIMKPQRPKEIHLSKSIANGAKEVNSTATGICLQLDLVSSEDNVEVEMANWEVENLKFTVKQPIEVILTSDEAQHLTFLCKSEVDSMGRIAAGILRVLKLEGSVGHSVMDQLGNLGSEGIDKIFSPKHSRDDSVHNRGFCPSPKLVSKSLHKSTMEPTLTLLEEAVADSQEKINALISDFGISESSGQQLTIAKELGQKIESMEGLLKQLRNKT; via the exons ATGGAGTCGATCCTAGCGAGAGCTCTGGAGTACACTCTCAAGTATTGGCTCAAATCCTTCTCCAGAGAGCAGTTCAAGTTGCAGGGTCGCACTGTTCAGCTCTCCAATTTAG ATATAAATGGTGATGCATTGCATGCTAGCGTTGGATTGCCACCTGCACTCAATGTAACCACCGCCAAAGTTGGCAAATTGGAGATTATG CTACCGTCAGTGAGCAGTGTGCAGATAGAGCCAATTTTTGTGCAAATTGATAGGCTGGATTTGGTTCTAAAGGAGAATTCTGATTATGAAAGGCCGCCTGAGAATCATGCTAG CATCACGCCATCAAGTGCCTCTTCAAAGGGTAGTGGTTATGGTTTTGCTGATAAG ATTTCAGATGGAATGACTATACAAATTCAAACAGTTAATTTATTACTTGAAACTCATGGGGGTGCCCGTCCCCAAGGGGGAGCAGCATG GGCACCTCCTATGGCATCTGTCACCATACGCAATTTGTTGCTGTATACCACAAATGAAAGCTGGGAG GTTGTAAATCTTAAGGAGGCAAGGGAGTTCTCAAGTAATACgaagtatatatat AAACTGGAGTGGGAATCTTTGTCTATTGATCTTTTGCCTCATCCTGACATGTTCACGGATGATACTTTAGGCCGCTCTCAAGAGCGAGCAAACATGAGAGATGATGATGGTGCAAAACGAGTATTCTTTGGAGGGGAGCGTTTTTTAGAAGGAATATCGGGAGAAGCATAT ATCACAATTCAGAGAACAGTCTCCAACAGTCCACTTGGGCTTGAGGTTCAGTTGCACATCACAGAAGCTCTTTGCCCTGCATTAAGTGAGCCAG GACTTCGTGCACTTCTCCGCTTTATGACAGGATTATCTGTCTGTCTAAACAGGGGAGATGTAAATTTGAAGGCCCAGAAG CGATCTACTGAAGCTGCTGGGCGCTCTCTTGTCTCGGTTGTTGTGGACCATATATTTATTTGCATCAAAGATTCTG AGTTCCAGCTTGAACTATTAATGCAGTCCCTTTTTCTGTCTCGG GCAAGTCTTTCGGAGGGAGAAAATGACAGTAGTTTGACCAGGATTACCATTGCAGGTCTATTTTTAAG TGATAAGTTTTCACACCCGCCATGTACGTTAGTGCAGCCATCTATGCATTCTGTTAAAAGAGAGTCTTTTCATGTGCCAGAATTCG CTAGAAGCTTTTGCCCTCCAATATATCCACTTGGAGAACAGCAGTGGCAATTGATTGAGGGAACTCCTCTAATCTGCCTTCATTCCCTTCAGATTGTGCCTTCACCACTTCCACCAGTTTTTGCTTCTCAAACAGTTATTGACTGTCAGCCTCTTATG ATTCATCTTCAGGAAGAAGCTTGCCTTAGGATATCCTCTTTCTTAGCTGATAGAATTGTTGTCAATTCTGGTGATATTTTACCAGATTCCTCAGTAAACTCTCTTTTCTTCACTCTCAGTGGACTGGATATTATGGTTCCTTTGGACAAGGCCCAGTTGGATATTTCTAAAAGCAACACAGATAATGTAGTCCAAACCTCCTTTGCTGGTGCAAGGCTTCATATTGAAGACTTTTCATATATAGATTCACCATCAATGAAACTAAGAATGCTGAAACTGGATAAGGATCCTGCTTGTTTCTGTCTTTGGGAAGGTCAACCAATTGATGCTAGCCAGAGAAAGTGGAGTGCCAGAGCAGCCCAGATTACTTTATCTCTGGAAGCATGTACTGGCCCACCTGCACGTCAAAATTCTCTTGGATGGACCACAGGACTATGGAGATGTGTTGTTCTCAAAGGTGCTTGGATTGAAGTAGCAATGACAACTGCTGATGGCAGTCCATTGTTAAAGGTTCCTCCTCCAGGAGGTATTGTGAGAGTTGGTGTTGCTTGTGAACAGTTTCTGTCCAATAGTTCTGTTgaacaattattttttatcttggatCTTTACGTGTATTTTGGGAGAGTTAGTGAGAAAATAGCAGTGGCTGGAAAAAGGAAACAATTGGAGGGCATTAAGAACAAATCTTCTAGCGAAAAGTTAATGGACATAACTCCTAGTGACAGTGCTGTAAGTTTAGCAGTTAAAGACCTTCAACTTCGATTTCTTGAGTCTTCACCATTGAATGTCGAGGGAATGCCTCTAGTGCAGTTTGTTGGAAATGATTTGTTAATTAGTGCCACTCATAGAACCTTTGGTGGTGTTATTGTTATTTCGTCCACCTCACGCTGGGAGAGTGTTCAGATAGATTGCGTGGATGCTGAGAAGCACATAGCAGGAGAGAATGGCTCATTCTTAAGTTCTGGAGAAAATATTCCTTCAAGCAGTGGAGACTGTCAACTGAGAACTGTATTCTGGATACATAACAAGAAGAACCATCTATTGAACAGAAATGCTCCTTCAATCCCTTTTCTGGATGTAAACATGGTGCATGTTATCCCATTGGGGGAACAAGATACAGAGTCTCATTGTTTGAACGGCTCAGCTTCTGTATCTGGTATTCGTCTTGGTGGGGGAATGAACTATGCTGAAGTCCTCCTACATCAATTTGGAATACTTGGTCCTGATGGTGGTCCTGGGAAGGGTCTTTGTAAAGGCTTAGAGAAGTTACAGGCAGGACCATTGGCAACAATTTTCAAGACAACGCCTCCCGATGTTGATAATTCAGAAGACG GAAGTTTGAGCAAAGGGAAAGAAACCAGTTTTCCAAAATTGAAGAAGCCAGATAATGTGGATATAACCATAGAATTGAGAGACTGGTTATTTGCTCTTGAAGGGGCACAAGAGATGGCTGAAAGGTGGTGCATATCTAGCCCAGAAAATGTAAGTAGAGAAGAGAGGTGTTGGCACACAACTTTCCAAAGTTTACAAGTAATTACAAGAAGCAGCCCAAAGAATGTTCCGGGTGAAAAAGCGCCAGCACGTAGAAAACAACAGTATCCTGTGGAACGGGTTACA GTTGGAATCCAAGGGCTGCAGATCATGAAGCCGCAGAGACCGAAAGAGATTCATTTGTCAAAATCAATTGCAAATGGTGCTAAAGAAGTTAACAGCACTGCTACGGGAATTTGTCTTCAGCTGGATTTGGTATCAAGTGAGGATAATGTTGAAGTTGAAATGGCTAATTGGGAAGTGGAAAATTTAAAGTTCACTGTTAAGCAACCG ATAGAGGTGATTTTAACCAGTGATGAGGCCCAACACCTTACTTTTCTGTGCAAATCTGAAGTTGATTCCATGGGCCGGATAGCAGCTGGAATTCTAAGAGTGCTTAAGCTCGAAGGTTCGGTTGGCCATTCTGTAATGGATCAACTAGGCAACTTAG GAAGTGAAGGCATTGACAAGATTTTCTCTCCTAAGCACAGCAGAGATGATAGTGTCCACAATAGAGGATTTTGTCCATCACCGAAGCTGGTAAGCAAAAGCTTGCACAAATCGACGATGGAACCGACATTAACTTTGCTCGAGGAAGCAGTTGCAGATTCACAGGAAAAGATCAATGCCTTAATCAGTGATTTTGGTATTTCAGAGTCCTCTGGGCAGCAACTTACCATTGCTAAAGAACTCGGTCAAAAGATTGAATCAATGGAGGGTTTATTGAAGCAATTACGGAATAAAACTTAA